The following proteins come from a genomic window of Streptomyces liliiviolaceus:
- a CDS encoding CocE/NonD family hydrolase, which yields MRIRTSFPCETFHEDIRVPLADGTKLYARVWRPVTEEPVPALLEYLPYRLTDWTAPRDWQRHPWYAGHGYASVRVDVRGHGNSEGLPGDEYSATELADGVEVVEWLAARPWCSGKVGMFGISWGGFNSLQIAALAPEPLKAVVTVCSSDDRYDNDVHYMGGSVLAVDMHAWAATMLAFVARPPDPAYVGGSWRDLWVQRLESVDPFLHTWLAHQTRDEQWRRGSVCEDYSAIRAAVLAVGGWHDPYRDTVLRLVEHLPPDRVRGLIGPWSHQYPDRGLPPGPAIGFLQETLRWWDHWLKDTGTGTGTETDTGSDSDSDSGSGSGSGSGSGSGSGSRVMSEPLLRSYVSDSHPPATVYPVLPGRWVGDPAWPSPLVAHVPYALQGAPVVVRSPQHTGLDAGRFFPFGNDADLPPDQREEDARSVCFEFEVPEEIWVLGRPRVRLRLTSPVKRGHVVARLCDVAPDGSSTLVTRGVLNLTARHGRDQVVPWEPDSTEDVLFELNGIGHAFPPGHRIRLAVSSAYWPWIWPQPGSEAGFTLTPSGSVLELPLRAQESDPAIVFEEPEQSAPLGVNFPATLDEPRPERLVVRDVAKGEWRLEVDPRYGGTRVYPDGLEFTEDALETYTINEADPLSAHTRSDWSVRLHRPEMPWDASVETHSEITCDETDFITSNEVICKDGDEVVFHRTWEKRIPRTAG from the coding sequence ATGCGCATCCGTACGTCCTTCCCCTGCGAGACGTTTCACGAGGACATCCGCGTTCCCCTCGCGGACGGAACCAAGCTCTACGCGCGCGTGTGGCGTCCCGTCACCGAAGAACCCGTACCGGCACTGCTCGAATACCTCCCCTACCGGCTGACCGACTGGACCGCCCCGCGCGACTGGCAGCGCCACCCCTGGTACGCGGGCCACGGCTACGCCTCCGTGCGCGTGGACGTCCGCGGGCACGGCAACTCCGAGGGCCTGCCGGGCGACGAGTACTCCGCGACGGAACTGGCCGACGGGGTCGAGGTCGTCGAGTGGCTCGCCGCCCGGCCCTGGTGCTCCGGCAAGGTCGGTATGTTCGGCATCTCCTGGGGCGGCTTCAACTCCCTCCAGATCGCGGCCCTCGCACCCGAACCGCTCAAGGCCGTCGTCACGGTCTGCTCGTCGGACGACCGCTACGACAACGACGTGCACTACATGGGTGGTTCCGTACTCGCCGTCGACATGCACGCGTGGGCGGCGACCATGCTCGCGTTCGTGGCGCGCCCGCCCGATCCCGCATACGTGGGCGGGTCCTGGCGCGATCTGTGGGTGCAACGACTGGAGTCCGTCGATCCGTTCCTGCACACCTGGCTCGCCCACCAGACGAGGGACGAGCAGTGGCGCCGCGGCAGCGTCTGCGAGGACTACTCGGCCATCCGGGCGGCCGTGCTCGCGGTCGGCGGCTGGCACGACCCGTACCGGGACACCGTGCTGCGCCTCGTGGAACACCTCCCGCCGGACCGCGTACGCGGCCTGATCGGGCCCTGGTCGCACCAGTACCCCGACCGGGGGCTGCCGCCGGGCCCCGCCATCGGCTTCCTCCAGGAGACGCTGCGCTGGTGGGACCACTGGCTGAAGGACACCGGGACCGGGACCGGCACCGAGACCGACACCGGCTCCGACAGCGACAGCGACAGCGGCTCCGGCTCCGGCTCCGGCTCCGGCTCCGGCTCCGGCTCCGGCTCCAGGGTGATGTCCGAGCCGCTCCTCCGCTCGTACGTCAGCGACTCGCACCCTCCCGCGACGGTGTACCCGGTACTGCCCGGCCGCTGGGTCGGCGATCCCGCCTGGCCCTCCCCCCTGGTCGCCCACGTCCCGTACGCGCTCCAGGGCGCCCCCGTGGTGGTGCGCTCCCCCCAGCACACCGGGCTGGACGCCGGCCGCTTCTTCCCCTTCGGCAACGACGCGGACCTGCCGCCGGACCAGCGGGAGGAGGACGCGCGGTCGGTGTGCTTCGAGTTCGAGGTCCCGGAGGAGATCTGGGTACTGGGCCGCCCGCGCGTGCGCCTGAGGCTCACCTCGCCGGTGAAACGTGGACATGTAGTGGCCCGTCTGTGCGACGTGGCACCCGACGGCTCCTCGACCCTGGTCACCCGAGGAGTCCTGAACCTGACAGCCCGTCACGGCCGTGACCAGGTGGTCCCCTGGGAACCGGACTCTACGGAGGATGTGCTCTTCGAACTGAACGGCATCGGCCACGCCTTCCCGCCGGGCCATCGCATCCGGCTCGCCGTCTCCTCCGCGTACTGGCCATGGATCTGGCCCCAGCCTGGCTCGGAGGCGGGCTTCACCCTCACCCCGTCGGGCAGCGTGCTGGAACTCCCGCTCCGCGCCCAGGAGTCGGACCCCGCCATCGTCTTCGAGGAACCGGAGCAGTCGGCTCCGCTGGGCGTGAACTTCCCCGCCACACTGGACGAGCCGCGCCCCGAACGCCTCGTGGTCCGCGATGTCGCCAAGGGTGAATGGCGCCTGGAAGTGGATCCGCGGTACGGCGGCACCCGTGTCTATCCGGACGGTCTCGAATTCACCGAGGACGCGCTGGAGACATACACGATCAATGAGGCGGACCCGTTGTCCGCGCACACCAGGTCCGACTGGTCCGTCCGGCTGCACCGGCCGGAAATGCCGTGGGACGCGAGCGTCGAGACACACTCCGAAATCACCTGCGACGAGACGGACTTCATCACCTCGAACGAAGTGATCTGCAAGGACGGCGACGAAGTGGTGTTCCACCGCACCTGGGAGAAACGGATTCCGCGTACGGCGGGTTGA
- a CDS encoding peptide MFS transporter, whose translation MSHSAIETGSAPDPEPGDEPPDPADDHAFFGQPRGLLTLSGLEVWERFSFLGMQAILVLYFADTVAHGGLGMSAGTAASVSAAYGTLVYLVSVAGGWLADRVLGSYRAVLWGGILIACGHYAMAVPTAAATWAGLGLISAGTGLLKPNVATMVGKLYRTDDDRRDAGFALYYMAINTGAFAGPLITGWLGDHRGWHWGFSAAAVGMTLGLIQYVAGRRHLAGRGRAAEFALPPRAMRRAVRLIVLGLLVAAVLAVILALSGVLTMDRFVDLLTLISVIAPVVYFAVMFRSPRVTPEERGRLRPYIVLFLASTVFNFILFQAYSTMILLAASNAETTILGFDFPAGWYASALGAFEVALAPVVAALWVRMGHRQPHASNKIAFGVVLGGLSFLLMALPTSGHDGDDYLMSVWWIVGSYFLLGLGDILLETSGMSATTKLAPKAFASQTMSLWFLSLALANGIQAQTVKLYDDVSKPAYFGVNGAIAVAAGLLVIAAAPWLRRTMHPVH comes from the coding sequence TTGTCCCACAGTGCGATCGAAACCGGCTCCGCACCCGATCCGGAGCCCGGGGACGAGCCCCCGGACCCCGCGGACGACCACGCCTTCTTCGGCCAGCCCAGGGGCCTGCTGACCCTGTCCGGGCTTGAGGTCTGGGAGCGCTTCTCGTTCCTCGGGATGCAGGCGATCCTCGTCCTGTACTTCGCGGACACGGTCGCCCACGGAGGCCTGGGCATGTCCGCCGGAACGGCGGCCTCCGTGTCGGCCGCGTACGGGACGCTGGTCTATCTGGTCTCGGTGGCCGGCGGCTGGCTCGCCGACCGGGTCCTCGGCTCCTACCGGGCGGTCCTGTGGGGCGGGATCCTGATCGCCTGCGGCCACTACGCGATGGCGGTGCCCACCGCCGCGGCCACCTGGGCCGGCCTCGGCCTGATCAGCGCGGGCACGGGCCTGCTGAAGCCGAACGTCGCCACCATGGTCGGCAAGCTCTACCGCACCGACGACGACCGCCGCGACGCCGGTTTCGCGCTCTACTACATGGCCATCAACACGGGCGCCTTCGCGGGACCGCTGATCACCGGTTGGCTCGGCGACCACCGGGGCTGGCACTGGGGCTTCTCCGCGGCGGCCGTCGGCATGACCCTCGGTCTGATCCAGTACGTCGCGGGCCGCCGTCACCTGGCCGGACGCGGACGGGCGGCCGAGTTCGCGCTGCCGCCCCGCGCCATGCGCCGCGCGGTCCGGCTGATCGTCCTGGGGCTCCTCGTCGCGGCCGTTCTCGCGGTCATACTGGCCCTCTCCGGAGTGCTCACCATGGACCGCTTCGTGGACCTGCTGACGCTGATCTCGGTGATCGCGCCGGTGGTGTACTTCGCGGTGATGTTCCGCAGCCCGCGGGTGACCCCCGAGGAACGGGGCCGGCTGCGCCCGTACATCGTGCTCTTCCTGGCCTCCACGGTCTTCAACTTCATCCTCTTCCAGGCGTACTCGACGATGATCCTGCTGGCCGCCTCGAACGCCGAGACGACGATCCTCGGCTTCGACTTCCCCGCCGGCTGGTACGCGTCCGCCCTGGGCGCCTTCGAGGTCGCGCTGGCCCCCGTGGTGGCCGCGCTCTGGGTGCGGATGGGGCACCGCCAGCCGCACGCCTCCAACAAGATCGCGTTCGGCGTGGTGCTGGGAGGACTGTCGTTCCTGCTGATGGCGCTGCCGACCTCCGGCCACGACGGCGACGACTACCTGATGTCCGTCTGGTGGATCGTCGGCTCGTACTTCCTGCTGGGGCTCGGCGACATCCTCCTGGAGACCTCCGGCATGTCGGCCACCACGAAACTCGCCCCGAAGGCCTTCGCCAGCCAGACCATGTCCCTCTGGTTCCTCTCGCTGGCCCTCGCCAACGGCATCCAGGCCCAGACCGTGAAGCTCTACGACGACGTCTCCAAGCCCGCGTACTTCGGTGTCAACGGCGCGATCGCCGTGGCCGCCGGTCTGCTCGTGATCGCCGCGGCGCCCTGGCTGCGCCGCACGATGCACCCCGTCCACTGA
- a CDS encoding transglycosylase SLT domain-containing protein: MPARGKHRRPRNSTLTRGIVAAGTGGAALALPLVGATGAQAATPNAVPQVSLVTYKVVEGDTLSKIAKAHTTGDWKKLYKANRAVIGDDPSTIRPGLKLTVGTKNGGTSAKTATASKASTASAVTPASAKTYTDDLDGWIRESLDVMAQQGIPGTYDGIHRNIIRESSGNPQAMNNWDSNAVAGTPSKGLLQVIDPTFSAYHVTGTSLDPFDPVANITAACNYAAARYGSIDNVFGAY; the protein is encoded by the coding sequence ATGCCCGCACGAGGCAAGCACCGCCGCCCCAGAAACAGCACCCTCACCCGTGGCATCGTCGCCGCCGGGACGGGCGGAGCCGCGCTCGCGCTCCCCCTCGTGGGGGCCACCGGCGCCCAGGCCGCCACCCCGAACGCGGTCCCGCAGGTCTCGCTGGTCACCTACAAGGTGGTCGAGGGCGACACCCTGTCCAAGATCGCCAAGGCGCACACCACGGGCGACTGGAAGAAGCTGTACAAGGCCAACCGCGCGGTCATCGGCGACGACCCGTCGACCATTCGGCCGGGCCTGAAGCTGACCGTGGGCACGAAGAACGGCGGGACCTCGGCGAAGACCGCCACGGCGTCCAAGGCCTCCACGGCGTCCGCCGTCACCCCTGCCTCGGCGAAGACCTACACGGACGACCTCGACGGCTGGATCAGGGAGTCGCTGGACGTCATGGCCCAGCAGGGCATCCCGGGCACCTACGACGGCATCCACCGCAACATCATCCGCGAGTCGTCGGGCAACCCGCAGGCCATGAACAACTGGGACTCCAACGCGGTCGCCGGTACGCCGTCGAAGGGGCTCCTGCAGGTCATCGACCCGACCTTCTCGGCGTACCACGTGACCGGTACGTCGCTGGACCCCTTCGACCCGGTCGCCAACATCACGGCGGCGTGCAACTACGCCGCCGCGCGCTACGGCTCGATCGACAACGTCTTCGGCGCCTACTGA